One region of Glycine max cultivar Williams 82 chromosome 9, Glycine_max_v4.0, whole genome shotgun sequence genomic DNA includes:
- the LOC100806405 gene encoding F-box/LRR-repeat protein At3g26922 isoform X1, with amino-acid sequence MIGSPITPQGVIERKRGIGKVEVEVKNMQSDKDREEDMDRLSDLPDFVLLHIMKFMSMKHAVQTCVLSKRWKELWKRLTNLALHSSDFADLAHFSKFLSWVLSNRDSSISLHSLDLRRKGCIDHELLDMIMGYAVSHDVQQLAIEVNLNVKFGFKLHPSIFSCKSLTFLKLSIWAVPWMTELPSSLPLPALKSLHLEHVTLTAGEGDCAEPFSTCHVLNTLVLDRCNLHHGAKFLCICNSNLSSLTIGSTTQETPYKFVLSTPNLRSLSVMRDPIHQLSACDLSFLEQVNIDVEAYFNAHFQRTHLALISLLQVLADYVKTMILSSSTLKILNGLSTSGSMITQIPCFVQLKSLKLKMKSSSSISDEGVSRIVEYLLKKCPLAKVDVINCRE; translated from the exons ATGATTGGATCCCCAATCACCCCACAAG GTGTGATTGAAAGAAAAAGGGGCATAGGGAAAGTTGAAGTTGAAGTGAAAAATATGCAGAGTGATAAGGATAGAGAAGAGGACATGGACAGGCTAAGTGACTTGCCTGACTTTGTTTTGCTTCATATAATGAAATTTATGAGCATGAAACATGCTGTTCAGACTTGCGTTTTGTCTAAAAGATGGAAGGAGCTGTGGAAACGTCTCACGAATTTGGCGTTGCATTCCTCAGACTTTGCCGACCTTGCACATTTCAGCAAATTTTTATCATGGGTTCTGTCGAATCGAGACAGCTCCATTTCCCTGCATAGTCTTGATTTGAGGCGTAAAGGCTGTATCGATCATGAACTCCTGGACATGATCATGGGATATGCTGTGTCACATGATGTCCAGCAGTTGGCAATTGAAGTTAATTTGAATGTTAAATTTGGTTTTAAGTTGCACCCTAGTATCTTTTCTTGTAAGTCTTTGACATTTCTTAAGCTTTCCATTTGGGCTGTCCCTTGGATGACTGAACTTCCAAGTTCCCTGCCATTGCCAGCATTGAAAAGCTTGCATCTTGAGCATGTCACTCTAACTGCAGGTGAAGGTGACTGTGCCGAGCCCTTCTCAACTTGTCACGTGTTGAATACTTTGGTCCTTGACCGTTGTAACTTGCATCATGGTGCAAAATTCCTCTGCATATGTAATTCCAACCTTTCTAGTTTGACCATAGGTAGTACCACTCAAGAAACTCCTTACAAATTTGTGCTTTCTACTCCGAATCTTAGATCTCTTTCTGTGATGCGCGATCCTATTCACCAACTCTCTGCATGTgatctttcttttcttgaacAAGTAAATATTGACGTTGAAGCCTATTTTAATGCTCATTTTCAAAGGACACATTTAGCCCTTATAAGTTTGCTGCAAGTGCTCGCAGATTATGTAAAGACTATGATACTCTCTTCAAGTACCCTTAAGATTCTAAAT GGTCTCTCTACTTCTGGTTCAATGATAACTCAAATTCCTTGCTTTGTTCAATTGAagtcattgaaattgaaaatgaaatcttCTTCAAGCATATCTGATGAGGGAGTTAGCAGGATAGTAGAGTACTTACTTAAAAAATGTCCATTGGCCAAAGTTGATGTTATAAATTGCAGAGAGTGA
- the LOC100806405 gene encoding putative F-box/LRR-repeat protein At4g13960 isoform X2, which yields MIGSPITPQGVIERKRGIGKVEVEVKNMQSDKDREEDMDRLSDLPDFVLLHIMKFMSMKHAVQTCVLSKRWKELWKRLTNLALHSSDFADLAHFSKFLSWVLSNRDSSISLHSLDLRRKGCIDHELLDMIMGYAVSHDVQQLAIEVNLNVKFGFKLHPSIFSCEGDCAEPFSTCHVLNTLVLDRCNLHHGAKFLCICNSNLSSLTIGSTTQETPYKFVLSTPNLRSLSVMRDPIHQLSACDLSFLEQVNIDVEAYFNAHFQRTHLALISLLQVLADYVKTMILSSSTLKILNGLSTSGSMITQIPCFVQLKSLKLKMKSSSSISDEGVSRIVEYLLKKCPLAKVDVINCRE from the exons ATGATTGGATCCCCAATCACCCCACAAG GTGTGATTGAAAGAAAAAGGGGCATAGGGAAAGTTGAAGTTGAAGTGAAAAATATGCAGAGTGATAAGGATAGAGAAGAGGACATGGACAGGCTAAGTGACTTGCCTGACTTTGTTTTGCTTCATATAATGAAATTTATGAGCATGAAACATGCTGTTCAGACTTGCGTTTTGTCTAAAAGATGGAAGGAGCTGTGGAAACGTCTCACGAATTTGGCGTTGCATTCCTCAGACTTTGCCGACCTTGCACATTTCAGCAAATTTTTATCATGGGTTCTGTCGAATCGAGACAGCTCCATTTCCCTGCATAGTCTTGATTTGAGGCGTAAAGGCTGTATCGATCATGAACTCCTGGACATGATCATGGGATATGCTGTGTCACATGATGTCCAGCAGTTGGCAATTGAAGTTAATTTGAATGTTAAATTTGGTTTTAAGTTGCACCCTAGTATCTTTTCTT GTGAAGGTGACTGTGCCGAGCCCTTCTCAACTTGTCACGTGTTGAATACTTTGGTCCTTGACCGTTGTAACTTGCATCATGGTGCAAAATTCCTCTGCATATGTAATTCCAACCTTTCTAGTTTGACCATAGGTAGTACCACTCAAGAAACTCCTTACAAATTTGTGCTTTCTACTCCGAATCTTAGATCTCTTTCTGTGATGCGCGATCCTATTCACCAACTCTCTGCATGTgatctttcttttcttgaacAAGTAAATATTGACGTTGAAGCCTATTTTAATGCTCATTTTCAAAGGACACATTTAGCCCTTATAAGTTTGCTGCAAGTGCTCGCAGATTATGTAAAGACTATGATACTCTCTTCAAGTACCCTTAAGATTCTAAAT GGTCTCTCTACTTCTGGTTCAATGATAACTCAAATTCCTTGCTTTGTTCAATTGAagtcattgaaattgaaaatgaaatcttCTTCAAGCATATCTGATGAGGGAGTTAGCAGGATAGTAGAGTACTTACTTAAAAAATGTCCATTGGCCAAAGTTGATGTTATAAATTGCAGAGAGTGA